In the genome of Populus trichocarpa isolate Nisqually-1 chromosome 6, P.trichocarpa_v4.1, whole genome shotgun sequence, one region contains:
- the LOC7489168 gene encoding zinc finger protein CONSTANS-LIKE 4: protein MASKLCDSCKSATATLFCRADSAFLCVSCDSKIHAANKLASRHARVWVCEVCEQAPAHVTCKADAAALCVTCDRDIHSANPLAQRHERVPVTPFFDSSSAAHGGGAAVNFLEYRYLDDVNGGDDVSREEAEAESWLLPNPGGGNTKGVDSLDLNTGQYVFGAEMHPYLDLDRYVDQKVEVEVQEQNSSGTTDGVVPVQSNKLGFQAPALVNDNCCFELDFSAGSKTFAGGYGYNSLSHSVSSSSLDVGVVPDGSTLTDISNPYSRSVSNGMESANQTVQLSAVDREARVLRYREKRKNRKFEKTIRYASRKAYAETRPRIKGRFAKRTDSGVEVDRSSIYGFGVVPSF from the exons ATGGCATCAAAGCTTTGTGACTCATGCAAATCAGCAACAGCAACGTTGTTTTGTCGAGCTGACTCAGCTTTCCTCTGCGTCAGTTGCGACTCCAAAATCCACGCGGCCAACAAGCTTGCTTCTCGCCACGCGCGTGTCTGGGTCTGTGAAGTCTGTGAACAAGCCCCAGCTCATGTCACCTGCAAGGCTGACGCTGCCGCTCTATGTGTCACCTGTGACCGTGACATCCACTCGGCAAACCCTCTTGCCCAACGCCACGAACGTGTCCCTGTCACTCCCTTCTTTGACTCTTCCTCCGCTGCGCACGGCGGTGGAGCTGCCGTTAACTTCTTGGAGTATCGTTACCTTGATGACGTGAATGGTGGGGATGATGTTAGTAGGGAGGAGGCAGAGGCGGAGTCGTGGCTGTTACCGAACCCTGGTGGGGGGAATACTAAAGGGGTGGACAGTTTGGATCTGAATACGGGTCAATATGTGTTTGGGGCGGAAATGCACCCGTATTTGGATTTGGATCGGTATGTGGATCAGAAAGTGGAAGTGGAAGTGCAAGAGCAGAACAGTTCAGGTACTACTGATGGGGTGGTGCCTGTGCAAAGTAACAAATTAGGGTTTCAAGCTCCTGCTTTGGTGAATGACAATTGCTGCTTTGAGTTGGATTTCTCTGCTGGATCTAAAACTTTTGCTGGTGGCTATGGCTATAACTCCTTGAGCCACAGT gtttcttcttcatctcttgATGTTGGAGTCGTACCAGATGGCAGTACCTTGACAGACATATCGAACCCTTACAGTAGATCAGTGAGCAATGGAATGGAGTCGGCAAACCAGACAGTGCAACTATCAGCAGTTGACCGCGAAGCAAGGGTGTTAAGGtatagagagaagagaaagaatcgAAAATTCGAGAAGACAATTAGATATGCATCGCGAAAAGCCTATGCCGAAACAAGGCCTCGAATCAAAGGAAGGTTCGCTAAACGTACTGATTCCGGAGTCGAGGTTGATCGGAGTAGTATTTATGGATTCGGCGTTGTTCCATCATTCTAA